One Pleurocapsa sp. PCC 7327 DNA segment encodes these proteins:
- a CDS encoding carbon dioxide-concentrating mechanism protein CcmK, producing the protein MPAQAAVGSIETKGFPGILAAADAMVKAGRITIVGYIRAGSARFTLNIRGDVQEVKTAMEAGIEAVQRTEGAVLETWVIIPRPHDNVVAILPIDYNETVEPFRLAAEGGTVGNGNRR; encoded by the coding sequence ATGCCAGCTCAAGCAGCAGTTGGATCGATTGAAACAAAAGGCTTTCCCGGTATCTTGGCAGCAGCCGATGCTATGGTAAAAGCAGGTAGAATTACCATCGTTGGCTATATTCGTGCGGGAAGCGCTCGTTTTACCCTCAACATACGCGGCGACGTGCAAGAAGTCAAAACAGCTATGGAAGCGGGAATAGAAGCAGTTCAGCGCACTGAGGGAGCCGTGTTAGAAACCTGGGTAATCATTCCCCGTCCCCATGACAATGTAGTAGCTATTCTGCCTATCGATTACAACGAGACAGTCGAACCCTTCCGACTTGCAGCAGAAGGGGGAACGGTAGGAAATGGAAACCGCCGCTAG
- a CDS encoding class I SAM-dependent methyltransferase: MQRILEPEVMDSPEEALEYDAMDFAEVNTAFAQRAIELAPTKAKVLDAGTGTARIPILICQQRPDWQITAIDLAQAMLEVGKRNVEKANLGRQISLELIDAKQMPYPDEDFDVVISNSLIHHLPDPLPFLQELKRVLKPNGAILIRDLLRPSTEDIMYQMVEAIGSEYDNHQKQLFQDSLHAAFTLAEVEKLVQTVGLEGVKVYQSSDRHWTIERVWTN; encoded by the coding sequence ATGCAGCGAATTCTCGAACCAGAAGTCATGGATAGTCCCGAAGAAGCTCTTGAGTACGATGCAATGGACTTCGCGGAAGTCAATACTGCCTTTGCTCAACGGGCGATAGAACTCGCACCTACAAAGGCAAAAGTACTCGATGCGGGCACGGGAACGGCACGTATCCCTATTCTAATTTGCCAACAGCGTCCCGATTGGCAAATTACTGCGATCGATTTGGCGCAAGCCATGCTAGAAGTCGGCAAAAGAAACGTTGAAAAAGCTAATTTAGGGAGGCAAATTAGTCTGGAGTTAATAGACGCTAAGCAGATGCCTTACCCTGACGAGGACTTTGATGTAGTTATTTCTAACAGTTTGATCCATCACTTGCCCGATCCCCTACCTTTTTTACAAGAACTTAAGAGAGTTTTAAAACCCAATGGTGCCATCTTGATTCGGGATTTGCTTCGCCCCTCCACTGAAGACATAATGTATCAGATGGTTGAAGCGATCGGTTCTGAATATGATAACCATCAAAAGCAGTTATTTCAAGATTCGCTGCACGCGGCTTTTACGCTAGCAGAAGTCGAAAAATTGGTGCAAACTGTTGGTTTAGAGGGCGTAAAGGTTTATCAGTCTTCGGATAGGCATTGGACGATAGAGCGAGTTTGGACTAATTAA
- a CDS encoding class I SAM-dependent methyltransferase, with protein MYINNATQRFSSRVENYIKYRPHYPKQIINFLRENCQLTPASIVADIGSGTGISSQLFLQNGNLVYGTEPNREMREAGERLLKRYDNFKSIDGVAEATTLANASADLIIAGQAFHWFDRAKAKFEFKRILKPQGWVVLMWNDRRTNSTSFLIAYEQLLQTYGTDYEQVNHKQIDKTIIDSFLGTGNYQQTNFYNYQTFNFEGLKERLLSSWLSDKTQIALTPTPLPFWERGFQLKTLD; from the coding sequence ATGTACATCAATAACGCAACGCAACGCTTTTCCAGTCGAGTTGAAAATTACATCAAATATCGACCGCACTATCCCAAACAAATCATTAATTTTCTGCGAGAGAACTGTCAACTAACTCCTGCCTCAATCGTTGCCGATATCGGTTCGGGAACGGGGATCTCAAGCCAATTGTTTTTGCAAAATGGTAATCTAGTCTATGGCACAGAACCCAATCGCGAGATGCGCGAAGCAGGAGAGCGACTTCTCAAGCGATACGACAATTTCAAAAGTATTGATGGAGTTGCTGAAGCGACGACACTTGCTAATGCTAGCGCCGATCTAATTATTGCAGGTCAGGCGTTTCATTGGTTCGATCGCGCCAAAGCCAAATTTGAATTCAAACGCATTCTCAAACCGCAAGGTTGGGTAGTATTAATGTGGAACGATCGCCGAACGAATTCTACATCGTTTCTAATCGCTTACGAACAGTTACTCCAAACCTACGGGACAGATTACGAACAAGTCAATCACAAGCAGATCGATAAAACAATTATCGACAGTTTTTTGGGAACGGGTAATTATCAACAAACTAATTTTTATAATTATCAAACTTTTAATTTCGAGGGTTTAAAAGAAAGATTATTATCTTCCTGGTTGAGTGACAAAACTCAAATCGCCCTCACCCCAACCCCTCTCCCGTTCTGGGAGAGGGGCTTTCAACTTAAGACTTTGGACTGA